GCACCGCCATGGCGGAACTTTCCGTCGTATAATTATCCCGGAAATAATAGTGACCGGACAACTCCCCGGCAAAGATCGCCTTGTTATCGCGCATCTGCTGCTTGATAAAGGCGTGCCCCACCCGGCTCATCATGGGCGTCCCCCCGCTGGCTTCGATGGTTTCCTTGACGGCCCAGCTGCTGCGCAGGTCATAGAAGATCACGCCTTTTTCCTTTTCCAGCACGCTGGTGGCGATCAGGGCCGTAATGATGTCCATGGGCACAATATCGCCCTTCTCATCAACAAATCCGGCGCGATCGGCGTCTCCGTCAAAGGCGACCCCGAAATCAAATTTTCCGTGCCGCACCGTTTCCTGAAGCACTTCCATCGTTTCCGTATTCAGGGGATTGGCCTCATGATTCGGGAAGGTCCCATCCAGGGTATCGAAAATCCGTTTGATCCCGACGATCCCTTCCAGACATCGGGCCTCCAGGATGCCCATGGAGTTGGCGAAGTCGACCGCGATCGTCACCGGACGCCGGAGGTCAGCGACCTTTTGAACATGCTTAATATAGGCTGGGACAATGTCATGCGAGGTGACCACACCGGGACGTGCGGCGGGTGCCGCAAAGCCCTTGCTGAGCACCAGTTGCTCAACCTCCTTGATGCCCGTGGCCCCGCTGATGGGAATCCCCTGTTCCCGGCACAGCTTGAATCCGTTCCATTCCCCGGGATTATGCGAGGCCGTGATCATGATGCTGGCATCAGCCCCGAGCGAGCCATTGGCGTAATACGACATCGGGGTCGAACACATGCCGATGTTAATCACATCCGCCCCCTGCATCGTGATGCCCTCGCAGAGCGCCTTGAAAAGCGGAATGGAATGCGGGCGCATGTCATACCCGATCACCACTTTTTTGCATTTCAGAAAGGTGACAAAGGCGCGCCCGATGTCCTTGGCCAGAGCCTCGGTCAATTGCGAACCATAGATGCCCCGGATATCATATGCCTTGAAAATGCCCGCCATATCCACCTCGCCTTACCTGCTTGCGTTTAAAATGAAAACGGGACGCTGTAAAGCGTCCCGTGTCTTAACCTTTACCAACCAATGCTCACGCGGCCTTTTTGGTCGTCGTCTTCTTGGCGGGGGCCTTCTTGGCCGGAACCGTGGATTTCTTGACGGCAGACGTGCTGCCCGCTTTGACGGCCGGCTTGACAGGGGCTTTGGCCGCATCGGCCTTGACTTGCGCCTGCTTGGCGGCGTCATCCGCTTTCTTGCGCATTTCTTCCTGCAAGCGAAGCTGGTGCTGACGGGTCCATTCCATAGCGGTCTGGCGAAGTTTTTCAACCTCATCCATTTTGCGCAGGGTGTCCTGCTTCAGCTGCTCGGACTCCTGGCGCATCTGGGCCATATCCGTCTTGAGAGTGTCGACTTCCTTGCGGCGGCTCGAGGCCATGACCGAGGCGATGATAGCCCAAATGGTAACAAATACGACCAACAGTGACAAAAGCATTACAGTGGTGTTTTTCGGCTCACGCAGTGATTCATTTTCCATCATACTTACTCCTCGTTTATTTACTTCCCCGTTATTCACGGATGTGGTTTCGCAAAAAAATCAGAAGCGAATATGCAGGATTACCCCGCGGAAAACAAGTAGTTTTTTAAAAAGGGAGGGAATTCAAACTTTGAATTAATTTTCACTCTATGCCAGATTGCCGACATGACCGTTACGGATACCTCTTTGAAATTGGGAATCGATGTACTTCTTGATCAGCATCAGGAGTGGCTGACAGGAAAACGCGTGGGTCTGGTGAGTCATACCGCCGCCATCGACCACGCGGGCACCACCTCGGCAGAAAAACTGCGCGGGAGCCCGGGGGTAAACCTGTCCGCCTTGTTTGGCCCTGAGCACGGCTTCAGGGGCCTCGCGGCTGCGGGGGATCACACGGAGGATGAGTCGCATTCCGAATGGCAGATCCCCATCTATTCGTTATACGGCAGCACCCGGAAACCGACGAGAGAGATGCTTGAGGGACTGGATATGCTGGTGGTGGAGTTCCAGGATCTAGGTGCCCGGCCCTACACCTACGTATCCACCTTGGCTCTGGTGTTGGAGGCTGCCAGTGAAGCCCATATCCCCGTGATCATCGCCGACCGCCCCGTCCCGCTCCCGCTCAGTGTAGATGGGCCTGTCACTGAAAGCCGATTCAGGAGTTTTGTCGCCGCACTCCCCCTGCCTATGCAGTACGGTATGACGCCCGCCGAGACCGCCTTATGGATCCAGCATCAGTCGAGCCCGGATCTGGACCTGATGATTGCCCCCATGCAGGGCTATGCCTGCGAAGGCGAGCGGC
The sequence above is a segment of the bacterium genome. Coding sequences within it:
- a CDS encoding DUF1343 domain-containing protein; this encodes MKLGIDVLLDQHQEWLTGKRVGLVSHTAAIDHAGTTSAEKLRGSPGVNLSALFGPEHGFRGLAAAGDHTEDESHSEWQIPIYSLYGSTRKPTREMLEGLDMLVVEFQDLGARPYTYVSTLALVLEAASEAHIPVIIADRPVPLPLSVDGPVTESRFRSFVAALPLPMQYGMTPAETALWIQHQSSPDLDLMIAPMQGYACEGERRPSWPPWAPPSPRIQSWESACLFTCTVFGEALPALDYGSGTAQAFQLIGAPWLDRKRLLAQLEGSGLPGIQFEPADYQAQSGLYQGTKIAGLKLVITDHAAFRPLATGVTLLDAIIRLYGAEPLWTAPGTRPEWFDSLFGTDQVRLALQAGISATDIIAQWQPALAEYKHTRAPRLLYGAR
- a CDS encoding phosphomannomutase/phosphoglucomutase — translated: MAGIFKAYDIRGIYGSQLTEALAKDIGRAFVTFLKCKKVVIGYDMRPHSIPLFKALCEGITMQGADVINIGMCSTPMSYYANGSLGADASIMITASHNPGEWNGFKLCREQGIPISGATGIKEVEQLVLSKGFAAPAARPGVVTSHDIVPAYIKHVQKVADLRRPVTIAVDFANSMGILEARCLEGIVGIKRIFDTLDGTFPNHEANPLNTETMEVLQETVRHGKFDFGVAFDGDADRAGFVDEKGDIVPMDIITALIATSVLEKEKGVIFYDLRSSWAVKETIEASGGTPMMSRVGHAFIKQQMRDNKAIFAGELSGHYYFRDNYTTESSAMAVLYIANVITKTGKPLSELIKPIQRYFASGEINSEVHSAQAVLDAIRKRYPDGKLLELDGITVEYADWWFNVRCSNTEPLVRLNLESKTKAMMEVRRDELLKLIRGA